GTGTACAATCTCTTCCACTTCATATTCTGGGATTGCCCTTGTTTGTGATGTTTACCTTGTTGAACTCAACTTGTTGGTCCTGCATAATAATCTTTATAGAGACGTTTTAAGCCAACTTGGAGAGAGTGATTTAGTGAAAAGATCTGCAGAAAACTGCTCAAATTGCATATGCAAAGGAAACGGATGTCACAAACTTTCTGCTCTAGTCTATTAACCATGTCTTGTCAGACATTAAATGGGAAATTGGGAATATTATTCAAATGGTGCTGTGAAGTGTAACAACGGACTTATATTGGTATCATTGTTAAAGAATTCTTGTAAACAATACAGCAATAACAGAGGTGGGAAGatctaaaaatgaatttataatttgctCATTCATTACTCAACAACCTTTTATGGCGTTGCTTTGCATTTCTCCTGTGAAGGGCCCATCTTTctttaatatcatatatttgaTCAATTTGCTCGACATGATTTAATCCCTGATGTACTTGAAGCTTTTCGATCAAGTTTTCGGTGTTGTGGCCTTCCCTGATTCTGGCAGCTTCTACAAGCAGATCTTGTATTAGCATCTCAGTGGTCCTAGCGGTGATTCCCCTTAGATACCACGAAATGGGAGGAGGTGGAACAATGGCAGGCTGAATCAGTTGCTCCAAGCTCACACTTGATGCAATTCTTCCTTTGCCTCCGGTACATGAATTATAGTCTGCCCATGTTTTCGGCTTAAATGGAAAGCACAGTTTTTCATCAACAAATAGAGGTTCTACTGTCCAACAGccttcaaattttttcatgaaCCCTGTTTTCAGTTGCTTAAACTTCATCTGCCAAGCAGTCATCAAACCCgtcttaattataaaagaaataattaaatgatgaaaaaaatcataaagagaATTGAACATAAATCATAGAGCAGTTGATGAGCCTTGTACATATTAGTGTACATCATAACATGCCTGACTGTCACAAGGATATCaagaacataaaatttattgCCACCCTGCTTATAAAGCAATTACCCCAAAAGATTGTAAACAAATATGCTGAAACTTTCTTCTGTCTATGAAAACTATATGAGACAAtcctgtatttttttatatggcGGATCTCAGATAACTTGTTATGCGCTTAAAAGGTATTTCTACTACTGCATGTGATGCATAGTATTGCAGAGAACTGAATTTGAGGCAGTAGCCACAAAAGGGAAGAGACAAGCCCTGAATAATAGAGTCAgattaaaacagtaaaatttaccTAAGAAAGAAACAAGAGTAGATACTTACTGAGTGATCTTTCCTGTTTTGATCCACCAAAACATGAACTGCGATAGTCCCTGACCACCAAAGAAATTTCCATATAGCTGCTTGTTCCAATTCAACTACCTGTCTGAGCCCTTCATCAGCCAAAACTCTTCTGGATATAACCTCCTGAAAAGGCAGTCatattgttttgtcaaattAGAATCTTAGATGCTATGTATGATGTCAACACAAGGCAAAATTTGTTAAGAGGCTTGCATCATGATCCAGACCTcacatattaaaaacaaattgttATAGAAAACCATGTGTTGTATCATATTCCGACAATAAGTCAAGTCTGAAAGACTTAGGACAATAAGATATTACATACCTTAATATTCTTGAAAACCCTCTTATTATCTGGGTCGGTCACAATATTATATACTGCATCAGGGGGCAATCCAACATTGACCTTTGCAGTGAGGTTGCAAAGAGAACCTTTTGGAACACTGACCTGTCAAGAGTGACATTAGAATTCCATTTTTTGTAACATCAAGGACCTTCGGATAGATATCCTGGAAAGCTATTAACTGCGTAAGATGATCCAAGCAAAAGAACATGGACATTGACTAAAGTTAGGACTGTAGAAATTCTCATTTTTGGGAGAGTATTTTCTCTTTGACTTGTTATGATATAATAACAAGTGGTTACATATACATCAGATTTGTCCTACATAAGAGTGTGACAAATGTAAGGAACAAAACAGAACCTGATGTAT
This sequence is a window from Mangifera indica cultivar Alphonso chromosome 5, CATAS_Mindica_2.1, whole genome shotgun sequence. Protein-coding genes within it:
- the LOC123216317 gene encoding uncharacterized protein LOC123216317 isoform X2 — encoded protein: MAETELTRKNMDGYNSRRNRSTQVFDPAISSFFVQLPHKLHNSLKTLLQARLKKLTKDDGVNLMNSVLRKGKEWSSTTVDVDLERQLQVWRENPSWVDGPPEVKVSVPKGSLCNLTAKVNVGLPPDAVYNIVTDPDNKRVFKNIKEVISRRVLADEGLRQVVELEQAAIWKFLWWSGTIAVHVLVDQNRKDHSMKFKQLKTGFMKKFEGCWTVEPLFVDEKLCFPFKPKTWADYNSCTGGKGRIASSVSLEQLIQPAIVPPPPISWYLRGITARTTEMLIQDLLVEAARIREGHNTENLIEKLQVHQGLNHVEQIDQIYDIKERWALHRRNAKQRHKRLLSNE
- the LOC123216317 gene encoding uncharacterized protein LOC123216317 isoform X3, yielding MVLMAETELTRKNMDGYNSRRNRSTQVFDPAISSFFVQLPHKLHNSLKARLKKLTKDDGVNLMNSVLRKGKEWSSTTVDVDLERQLQVWRENPSWVDGPPEVKVSVPKGSLCNLTAKVNVGLPPDAVYNIVTDPDNKRVFKNIKEVISRRVLADEGLRQVVELEQAAIWKFLWWSGTIAVHVLVDQNRKDHSMKFKQLKTGFMKKFEGCWTVEPLFVDEKLCFPFKPKTWADYNSCTGGKGRIASSVSLEQLIQPAIVPPPPISWYLRGITARTTEMLIQDLLVEAARIREGHNTENLIEKLQVHQGLNHVEQIDQIYDIKERWALHRRNAKQRHKRLLSNE
- the LOC123216317 gene encoding uncharacterized protein LOC123216317 isoform X4 translates to MAETELTRKNMDGYNSRRNRSTQVFDPAISSFFVQLPHKLHNSLKARLKKLTKDDGVNLMNSVLRKGKEWSSTTVDVDLERQLQVWRENPSWVDGPPEVKVSVPKGSLCNLTAKVNVGLPPDAVYNIVTDPDNKRVFKNIKEVISRRVLADEGLRQVVELEQAAIWKFLWWSGTIAVHVLVDQNRKDHSMKFKQLKTGFMKKFEGCWTVEPLFVDEKLCFPFKPKTWADYNSCTGGKGRIASSVSLEQLIQPAIVPPPPISWYLRGITARTTEMLIQDLLVEAARIREGHNTENLIEKLQVHQGLNHVEQIDQIYDIKERWALHRRNAKQRHKRLLSNE
- the LOC123216317 gene encoding uncharacterized protein LOC123216317 isoform X1, with product MVLMAETELTRKNMDGYNSRRNRSTQVFDPAISSFFVQLPHKLHNSLKTLLQARLKKLTKDDGVNLMNSVLRKGKEWSSTTVDVDLERQLQVWRENPSWVDGPPEVKVSVPKGSLCNLTAKVNVGLPPDAVYNIVTDPDNKRVFKNIKEVISRRVLADEGLRQVVELEQAAIWKFLWWSGTIAVHVLVDQNRKDHSMKFKQLKTGFMKKFEGCWTVEPLFVDEKLCFPFKPKTWADYNSCTGGKGRIASSVSLEQLIQPAIVPPPPISWYLRGITARTTEMLIQDLLVEAARIREGHNTENLIEKLQVHQGLNHVEQIDQIYDIKERWALHRRNAKQRHKRLLSNE